A window of Caldibacillus debilis DSM 16016 genomic DNA:
AAAGCCGATTCTTAGCTGCTTGTCCTTTTCGTTGACGATTTTTGTCGGAAAACGTTTATCAAAGCCAAAGCCCGGAAAGGCGCGGGCGTCATTCCGTCAGCCCTTCGAACAGCCCGTAAACGAATTTTTCCGGATCGAAAACTTCCAGATCATCCATCTTTTCGCCCAAGCCGACAAATTTGACCGGGATGTTCAATTCCTTCCGGATGGAGAGGACAATTCCCCCTTTTGCCGTTCCGTCCAGCTTCGTCAATACGATGCCGGTCACCCCGGCCGCTTCCTTAAATTGCTTCGCCTGGACCAAGGCGTTCTGGCCCGTCGTCGCGTCCAGCACGAGCAAGACCTCATGGGGGGCGCCGGGAACCTGCCGCTCGATGACCCGTTTCACCTTTTCCAATTCCTTCATCAGATTGGCTTTATTTTGCAGACGCCCGGCGGTATCGCACAATAATATGTCCGCGTTGCGGGAACGGGCCGCCTGAAGGGCGTCGTAGACGACCGCCGCGGGGTCGGAGCCTTCCTTCTGCTTGATGACCTCGGCGCCGACCCGCCGTCCCCAAACCTCCAGCTGTTCGATCGCCCCTGCCCGGAAGGTATCGCCGGCAGCCAGCAAAACCTTCTTGCCGTCCCGGATGAACCGGTGGGCCAGCTTGCCGATCGTCGTCGTTTTCCCGACCCCGTTGACGCCGACAAAGAGGATGACCGTCGGCCCCTTTTCCTGGATGTTCAAGCCGTTCTGCCCGCCGCCGGCATTGTAAATGTCGACGAGCTTTTCCGTGATCACGTCTTTCACGTCCGCGGGATCTTTTATGTTTCTCCTTTTCACTTCCATTTTCAGTTCGTCGACGAGCTCGAGGACCGTGTCGAAGCCCACGTCGGCCTGGATGAGGACCTCTTCCAGTTCTTCGAAAAATTCCTCGTCCACTTTCCGGTATTTGGCGACCTTCCCGGCAAAGTTTTGCCGGGTTTTCGCCAATCCTTCCTTAAATTTTTCCGCGACTGCGTCTTTCTGTTGGGTGAATTTTTCCTTCAGCTGTTCAAAAAAACCCATGGATACCTGCACTCCTTTTTTCCGTTGCTATACGAAGTTCTCCTGTTCCTCCAGACGGACGGAAACGAGTTTGGACACCCCGGATTCCTGCATCGTGATGCCGTATAATGCGTCCGCCTCCTCCATCGTCCCTTTCCTGTGGGTGATCACGATGAACTGGGTATCCTCGGCAAACTTTTTTAAATAGCGGCTGAACCGGTAGACGTTCGCCTCGTCCAGCGCCGCTTCCACTTCATCGAAAACGCAGAAGGGAACGGGGCGCACCTTCAAGATGGAAAACAGGAGGGCGATGGCCGTCAATGCCCGTTCGCCGCCGGACAGCAGGGAGAGGTTTTGCAGTTTTTTCCCCGGAGGCTGGGCGACGATTTCCACGCCGGTATTGAGCAGATCGTCCGGGTCGGTCAGCTTCAGTTCGGCATACCCGCCGGAAAACAGATTTCTGAAGACGGACGTGAATTCCCCGGAGACGGCCTCGAAGGTTTCCTTGAAACGTTTGATCATTTCCTGGTCCATTTCCTCGATCACTTGAAACAGGGTGTCTTTCGCCTCCAAAAGATCGTCCCGCTGGTCCCGCAAAAAGGTATACCGTTCATGGATGCGCTCGTATTCTTCGATCGCCCCCAAATTGACCGTGCCCAGCTCGTCGATGGAACGCTTGATCAATTTCGCTTTTTTCCGCGCCTCATCCGGGGCCTCCGGCAGCGGATATTGTTCCTTCGCGGCTTCAAAGGTGAGAAAATATTCCTCCGACAGCTTCCGCAGCAGGTTGTCCAGTTCCGCGTCGAGGCGGCCCAGTTTGACTTCTTCTTCCTTCAGCCGGTCGGCCGCGGTTTTGTGGAGCCTTTTCCATTCCTTGACATCCCTCTCCATCTCTTCAAGCATTTGCTGCTGCCGGTTCCTTTCCTGTCTCCGCTCAGCGATCCGGTCAAGGATGGAATTTTTTTCCTTTTGTTTTTCTTCGGCCAACCGGGCCAGTTCCGCCTCCGATTTTTCATCCTCTTCCCTTTCGCGGATCATCTCTTCCAGCCGTTTTTCCTGCTCCGCTTTATCTTCTTCCGTTTCCTTCAATCCGAGCTCCGCCGATTCGGATCGCGCTTTGATGTGGCGGATTTGTTCCTCCAATTTGGCGATTTGAATGTTCAGCGCCTGGATTTCCTCCGTCAGGGAATCCTTTTGGGATTGGTCGACGGATTTTTTCTCCGACAAGGCTTTTACCGCCAAATCGATTTCCTCCGCCTCGGCCCGGATCCGTTCCAGCCTGCCGGCGTTTTCCTTCATTTTTCCGGCAATTCGTTCCTTTTCCTGAAGGAACGACGCCTCTTCCGCCGCGAAAATTTGAAGCCTGTCCTCCAAGTTTTTCCGCCGCCATTCGATCTCCTTCAGCGCTTCCCTGACCCGCTCTTCTTCCTTCTTCAATCCTTCTTCCGTTTCCTTTGCCTTTTGCAGGTTTTCTTTCAACCGGCCGATTTTCCCTTTCGTCTCGTCAAGGAGCCGCCGCTTTTTGCGGCCTTCCTCCTCCCGGCGGGCAATTTCCGCTTCCAGCGTTTCCATCTCCCGCTTCCGGGACAGCAACGAGGAGGCGTTTTTTTTCACCGCCCCGCCCGTCATCGAGCCGCCGGGATTGACCACATCCCCGTCAAGGGTGACGATCCGGTACCGGTACCCGGAGGCCCTGGCGATCTCGTTGGCCCCGGGCAAGTGGCGGCTGATGATGACCGTGCCGAGCAAGTACTCCATAATGTTCCGGTGCTTTTCCTGAAAGGAGACGAGTTCGCTGGCGATGCCGACGAAGGCTTCGTTTTCCGCCAAATGGCGCCGTTGCTCCGGGGGGATCGTTCGTCCTTTGATGACCGACATGGGCAAAAAGGTGGCGCGGCCGGAGGAATGTTTCTTTAAGTAGTTGATCGCCGTCCGGGCGCATTCCTCGTCGCGGACGACGATATGCTGCAGGCTGGAGGACAAGGCGGTTTCAACGGCAAGCTCGTAGGGTTTTTCCACCCGGATCAATTGGGCCACCGCCCCTTCGATCCCGGGCAGCTTCTTTCCCGCTTTCAGGATTTCCTTCGCCCCTTGATGGAAGCCGGCCAAATCCTCCTCCATTTCCTGCAAAATTTCTTTTCTCGACTTCAGCTGGTGGACTTCCTGGGCGATCTTCCGCAACGCTTCTTCCAGCACTTCCCCTTCCCGGAGGAAACGCTGCAGTTCCTGTTCCTCCTTTTGGAGGCGTTCCCGTTCCGCTTCCGCCCTTTCGGCAAGGATCCCCCGCTTTCTTTCCAGTTCCTCCCCTTCGGCGGCGAGCAGGTCCCGGTCATGGAGGACCCTTTCCTTCTCTTCTTTTTGTTTTTCATACTGGGATTCGAGTCTTTCGAGCTGCTGGGCGAGCAGGCGCTGTTCGTTTTTCAGCGCCGCCTCCCGGTTCAAGAGATCGATGTAGTCGGATTTTAACGATTCAATCTTTTCTTCCACATCTTCCGAAAGAAATTCCAGCTTCTCCCGCTTTTCCTTAAGAAGCCGGCGTTTTTCCGCCAGCTGCCCTTCCAGTTCGGCCAGTTGGGCGGAGAGGGTCTCCCTTTCCTTTTTCAGCGATTCCAATCTTGCCCGGCTTTCGTCCAAAGCCTGTTCCAAGGCCTTCCGGTTCTCGGCGAAATTCTTCTTCCGCTCCTTTAAAACCTCTCTCCTTCCTTCAATTTTTTCCAGTTCTTCGCTCGCCGAAAGCAATTTTTGCTGAAGCTCATCCACCGACCGGTCGGCAGCCCGCATGGCATCCCGGATCCGTTCGATCTCCGCTTCCTTCTTTTGCACTTGGACGGACAATTCCAGCTCTTCATCCTGCAGCGAACGGATCTTCTCCTTTAAAGCGTTCCATTCGCCGGACAGCTGTTCAATGTCGTGGGCGAGGAGGGCCACCTCGTAACGCTCGAGTTCCTTTTTCAAATCGAGATATTCCTTCGCCACGGATGCCTGCTTCTTGAGCGGTTCGAGCTGGCCTTCCAGTTCGTGCAAGATATCGCGCACCCGGTTCAAATTTTCTTCCGTCTCCGCCAATTTCGCTTCGGCCTTCATTTTCCTCGTTTTATATTTCAGGACCCCGGCAGCCTCTTCGAAGATCGTCCGCCGCTCCTCCGGCTTGCTGTTCAAAATTTCGTCCACCTTTCCCTGGCCGATGATGGAAAAGGCTTCCCTCCCCATGCCGGAGTCCATCATCAAGTCGACGATATCCTTCAGCCGGCAAGGCTGCTTATTGATGAAGAATTCACTTTCGCCGGAACGGTACACCCTTCTTGTAATCATGACCTCATTATAATCGACGGGCAAAAAATGGTCCCCGTTGTCCAAGATCAGCGAAACCTCGGCGAAATTCAACGGCTTCCTGTTGGCGCTCCCGGCAAAGATGATGTCCTCCATTTTTCCGCCCCGCAGCGATTTGACCGACTGCTCCCCCAATACCCAGCGGATGGCATCGGTAATATTGCTTTTTCCGCTGCCGTTCGGACCGACAACCGCCGTGATCCCCTTGTCGAATTCGATGGCGACCCGGTCCGCGAATGACTTGAATCCTGCGATTTCCAATCTCTTGAGAAACATTTCGTTCCTCCCGCCTCAAATCTGTTTTTCCGCCTTGATCGCATCGATGGCGATCCTGGCGGCGTGCTGTTCCGCTTCCTTCTTGGATTTCCCCTTTCCGACGCCCAAACTTTTCCCGTTGAGCAAAACTTGGGCGACGAATTCCCGATTGTGGGCGGGTCCGTTTTCTTCCAATATTTCGTAATCGATGGTCCCGATTCCTTCCCGCTGAACGATTTCCTGGAGCAGGCTTTTATAATCCATCATATGAGAAAAAGCACCTTGCTTGACTTTTGGAAAAACGGTCCGCTCCAAAAACCTTTGGACCGCTTCCAAACCTTGGTCCAAAAACAGGGCGCCGATGAAGGCCTCGAAGGCATCCGCCAACAGGGCCGGCCTTTCCCTGCCCCCCGTCAGTTCCTCCCCTTTGCCCAAAAGAATATATTCGCCGAAGTTCAATTCCTGGGCGAAGGAAACGAGGGAGGGCTCGCAAACGATCGCCGCCCGCAATTTTGTCATCTCCCCTTCCGCCATCATCGGATAGGTGAGATACAAGAAATGGGAAACGGTCAATTCCAGGACCGCGTCGCCCAAAAACTCCAGGCGTTCGTTGTCGTCCTGGAAATTTTTCCGATGCTCATTCACATAGGATGAATGGGTGAAGGCCTGTTTTAAGAGGGATTCGTCGTGAAAAAAAACGCCGATCTCCCTTTGGAATTTTTTGAACTGCTGATCCAATTGTTTCTTTACCGCCATTTTCCTGTTCCTGTTCATGGAATGTTCACGCACCTCTAGTGTTATTGCAAACCGGCTCGGGCTCCCCTTCGGCAGCCCTTCCGGTCCTTTATCGGCCATTACAAGTCAAGTTTAGACGAAAACGGGGGAAATGGCAAAGCGTTTATGATAGGACGGCTCTCCTATTTGGCCGCGGGGTTCCGGTTCAGCGGTCCGGGAGATCTTTTTCCGATGCGGAAAGGATCCCGGACCGGAAACCGGCGCATGCCGCTTCCCGAAATCGGAATCCTTTGTCCGGGCAAAAAACCCTCTTCTTCGTCTCAGACATAGAAGGAACCTTCCAGAAAAACAAGACTTTCTTTCGAACGGAAAGAAAAAGAGGATGACGTTTCCCGCCAACCTCTTTTCCGGATGCGGCTTTCCACCGTTTTTCGCGCCGCCATTATAATTTGCTTTTTATGTACTCGACAGCATCTCCGACGGTGACGATCTTTTCCGAATCTTCGTCGGACACGGTAATCCCGAATTCATCTTCCATTTCCATGACCAATTCCACCACGTCCAGGGAATCGGCCCCCAGATCATCTTTAAACGTGGCCTCAGGCGTTACCTGGGACTCCTCGACACCCAAACGGTCGACGATGATTTTTTTCACTCTTTCCAAGATATCATCCATTCCGTTCACCTCCCTTCCAAGGTCCAACGTTAATATATCACTTGCCCAAAGGGCATGGCAAATCCCTTTTCACCATTTTCTTGCACGTTCTCACATATACATGCCGCCGTTGACATGGATCGTCTGGCCGGTGATGTAAGCGGCGTCGTCCGACGCCAAAAAGAGGACCGTTTTGGCCACGTCCTTCGTTTCGCCGAAGCGGGCGAGGGGAATTTGTTTGAGCATCTCCTCCCGCACCTCTTCCGGCAATCTGTCGGTCATGTCCGTTTGAATGAATCCCGGCGCGACGGCGTTCACCGTTATGCCCCGGGCGGCCAATTCCAAGGCGGACGCCTTCGTCAAACCGATCAGCCCGGCCTTCGCCGACACGTAATTGGCTTGGCCGACGTTCCCTCTTTCGCCGACGATGGAAGAGATGTTGATGATCCTGCCGTACCGCTGCTTCATCATCTGCCTCGCCGCCTGTTTCGTGCAGAGGAAGGCGCCCTTCAAATTCGTTTCGATGACTTCATCCCAATCCTCTTCCTTCATCCGGAGGACCAGGGTGTCCCGGGTAATCCCCGCGTTGTTGACGAGGATGTGGAGGCTGCCGAAGCGGCCGATCACGTCTTTAAACATGGCTTCCACGTCGCCGGGATTTTTCACATCGGCCTGCACGGCGAAAGCCTTCCGTCCCATTGCCTCGATCTCCCGGCAGACCTCTTCCGCCAGATCCCGGCTGCCCGCGTAATTCACGGCCACATCCGCCCCGTTTCGGGCCAGCTCCAGGGCGATTTCCCGGCCGATCCCGCGGGAAGCCCCGGTCACTAGGGCCGTCTTTCCCAAAAGCTTCATTCCTCATTTCCCTCCCATTGCTCCAAAACCGTCCGGAAGCTTTCCTCGTCATGAATGGAGACGGCCTTTGCGGAGCGGTCAATCTTCTTTACCAAACCGGTAAGCACTTTCCCCGGACCGATCTCCACGAACGTATCGACGCCCAACCCGATGAGGGTCCGGATGGAATCTTCCCACAAAACCGGAGAATAGAGCTGTTCGATCAAGGATTTGCGGATTTGTTCCCCGTCCCGCACGGGCTTTGCCGTCACGTTGGCGATGACGGGGATCTCCGCATCCCGGAGGGGGAAACCGGCCAAAAATCCGGCGAACTTCTCCGCCGCCGGTTTCATCAGCGAAGAGTGGAACGGGCCGCTCACTTCCAAAAAGACCGCCCGTTTGGCGCCTTCCGCCTTCGCCCTTTCCGCCGCCTTCTTCACCGCGGGCGTCTTTCCCGAAATGACGATTTGCCCGGGGCAATTGATGTTGGCCAGCTCGACCGGCTCCTCCGGAGTGCTGGCCGCCTTGACGACTTTCTCAAGCTTTTCCCGGTCCATGCCCAGGATGGCGGCCATCGTGCCCTGGCCGCTCGGAACGGCCTCTTCCATCAGCCGGCCCCGCTCCCGGACGATTTTTACCGCATCGGGAAAGGAGAGGGCCCCGGCGGCGACAAGGGCCGTATATTCCCCCAAACTGTGCCCAGCCACATAGTCCGCTTTCAGCCCCGCTTCCTTCACCTTGGCAAAAAAAGCGAAACTTGTCGTCAAGATCGCCGGCTGGGCGTTGACGGTTTCCGTCAACGTTTCCTGCGGCCCTGCAAAGATCAGATCGGACAAGGGAAAACCCAGCACCTCATCGGCGGTGCGGAAGATGTCCGCGACGTCCCGGTCCTTTTCCGCAAATCCTTTGCCCATTCCTACCGTCTGCGAGCCTTGACCTGGAAATAAAAACGCGACTTTCCCCATCGAATTCCCCTTTTCCCGATATTTTCTAGAACCTTTCCTGAACCAACATTTTTTCGATCGTTTCCGTGACCCGCCTTTCTGCCATTTCCCGGGCCTGGCGGATCGCATGAAAGATGGCGTGGTCATTCGACGAGCCGTGGGCTTTGACGACCGGCGCCTTCAGCCCGAACAGGCCGGCCCCGCCGTATTCGGTGTAATCCATCTTGCTTTTTAGTTTCAGCAAATCGTTCTTCAAAAAGCCGGCCGCGATTTTCGTCTTGACGCTCCCCGTCAAGACGTCTTTGAGCATTTGAAACAGGGCGTAGGCCGTTCCTTCCATCGTTTTCAAGACCATGTTTCCCGTAAAACCGTCGGCGACGACGACATCGGCGGCGCCGGCCAGCAGATCCCGCGCTTCGACGTTTCCGATAAAGTGGAGATCCGCTTCCGACAGCAGCTCATAGGCTTTGCGCGCCAGTTCATTCCCCTTCTTCGGCTCCGTGCCGATGTTCAGCAGCCCGACCCGGGGTTTTTCAATCTTGTTCACCTTTTCGGCATAGACGGAACCCATGTAGGCGTACTGCAAAAGATGGGAAGGTTTTGCGTCCGCGTTCGCTCCCACATCCAAAAGCAGGAACCCTTTTCCGTCAAGGGTCGGAAGCATCGGCGCAAGAGCCGGCCGTTCGATGCCCCTGATCCTGCCGACGATGAAGATCCCCGCCGCCATCAGGGCCCCCGTATTTCCGGCGGATATGCAGGCGTCCGCCCGCCCTTCCTTCACTTCTTTGGCGGCCAGCACCATGGAGGCGGAGGGCTTGTGCCTGACCGCCCGCACCGGTTCCTCTTCCCCGGTGATGACTTCGGTGGTGTGCAGGATGCCGATCCGGCTGTTTTCTTTTAAAAACGGGGCGATTTTCGCCTCGTCGCCGACCAATGTCACCGACAGATCCCGGAAATGCTCAACCGCTTGGACCGCACCTTTGACGACGGCCTCGGGCGCGTGATCTCCTCCCATGGCATCAATGGCTATTCTCATTTTGACTCTCCTTCAGCGGTTTATTGGAACGGTACATGTAAAATTCGCCCGTAAAAACGAGTTTTTGATTGACGTAACTGTTCACTTCGACCAAGGTTCTCCCCTTTTCATCCATCCGATTGACCACTTTCGCCTTGGCGATGACCCGGTCCCCTTCTTTCACCGGATGGATGAAGCGGATATTCGCTTTGGCCGTCAGCGCCAATTCGTCGTCGATGACGGCAACCGCCAGGGAATTGGCTTGGGCGAACAAATGATGGCCGCGGGCGATGGAATTCCGTTTAAACACGTGATTTTTGGTGATCTCGAGAATGGATATGGCCCGCTCGTCCAGGTCGATATCGATGATCTCGCCGATCACTTCGTCGATCGGCAAGGAACGCACCTGTTCGGAAAAGTTTTTCTTGGCGACATCTTTGATCCTTTCCCGCAATTCCGGAATCGACAGCTCCAGGCGGTCCAGGCGGATCGTCTGGATGCTGACGGAAAATTTTTCGGCCAGTTCCTCATCGGTGACGAACGGGTTTTCTTCGATCGTTTCCTTCAAAAGCTGCTGCCTTTCTTTTTTTCGAAGCCTCATGGGGTACACCACGCAATTTATGGAAAAATTATGACTAGGTACTAACAGTAGTATAAATAAGCAAGAAAAAGAATGCAAGGAGATTCTTGCATTCAAAATATTCTTTCCTTTAGTCCAGTTTTTCTCCCTTCAACGCCTCCTCGCGTTCCAGCAGTTTCCGCAACGGCCCGTACTCTTCGCCGGTCCAAAAACGTTCCGATTCGACCATTTCTTTCGCGTCCTTCCGGGCGGCCTCAAGGGCGCGGTAATCCCGCACCATATCCGCCAGCTTAAATTCGGGAAGCCCGCTTTGTTTCGTTCCGAAAAAGTCTCCGGGCCCCCGCAGCTCCAAATCCTTTTCGCTCAATAAAAATCCGTCGGTCGTTTCCGTCATGATTTTCATCCGTTCTTTCCCCGTTTCCGATTTCGGGTCGGCAAGGAGGACGCAATAGGCCTGATCTCCGCCCCGCCCGACCCGCCCCCGCAATTGGTGGAGCTGGGCCAGCCCGAACCGTTCCGCATCATAGATCAGCATGAACGTCGCATTGGGGACGTTGACGCCCACTTCGACCACCGTCGTCGATACCAGGACCTGGATTTCGTTTCGGGCGAAGGCCCGCATCACCTTTTCCTTTTCGTCGGGAGAGAGCCGTCCGTGCATGAGCCCGACCCGGTACCGGGGATGGAAATGCCGGGAAAGGGAGGCGTGGACGTCGATGGCGTTCTGCACGTCCAGTTTGTCCGATTCTTCGATGAGTGGGCAGATCACGTAGGCCTGTCTCCCCTGTTCCAGCTCCTTTTCCATGAAGGCGAGGACCCTCGGCAACATTTGCGGTTTTACCCAGTAGGTTTTTACCGGCTTTCTGCCGGCGGGCAGTTCATCGAGCACGGAAACGTCCATGTCCCCGAAGGCGGTGATGGCCAAAGTCCGCGGAATGGGGGTCGCGGTCATGAACAGGGCATGGGGGTTTTCCCCCTTTTCCCGCAGGATCTTCCGCTGTTCGACGCCGAAGCGGTGCTGTTCATCGGTGATGACGAGGCCCAAACGGAAAAAATTCACCTCGTCCTGGATGAGGGCGTGGGTGCCGACCACCACGTCGATGCTTCCCTCCGCCAAATCCGTCAATATCCGCTCCCGCGCCTTTCCTTTGACCGAACTCGTTAACAGGGCGGTTTTCACGCCGAACGGGCGGAAATACCGTTCAAGGACTTCCGCATGCTGCTCGGCCAAAATCTCCGTCGGCACCATCAGGGCGCCCTGGTATCCTCCCAATACCGCGGCGTACAAACAAACGGCGGCCACGGCCGTCTTCCCGGATCCGACATCACCTTGGAGCAGGCGGTTCATCCGGTACGGGGAACGGATGTCGCGGAGGATTTCCCCGAGCGCCCTTTTTTGGGCGGCGGTCAGCGGGAAGGGGAGGGATTCGATAAACAATTTCAGTTTTTCCGGGTCAAACTCGATCGCCTTCGCCTCCGGGACTTCCCGGGCGGTCCTGCGGAGCAATTGGATTTTCAATTGGAACAGCAAGAGCTCTTCGTAAATGAAACGCCGCTTCGCCTGGCGGAGCAACTCCCCGTCCTTCGGGAAATGGAGGGCGTACAGAGCATTTTTTCTCGGAAGGAGCCGGTATTTTTTCAATAAGGGCTCCGGCAAGATTTCCTCGACGAGATGGCCGTATTGCTTCAGGGCATGAAAGATGAGCCGCCTTAAGTCCTTGACCGTCAAATCCCCTTTGACGGAATAGACCGGCTGAAGGAGGTTCTCCTGCTCGGTCCCTTCCAGGCGGTATTGGCTGGCGACGATTTGCATCCGGTACCTGTTCCATTTTCCGGACACGGCGATCCGCTGCGCCGGGCGGATTCTGTTTTTTAAATAGGGCTGGTTAAAAAAGACGACGGAAACCAGTTTCCCTTCCACGAGCATCTTGAAAGAAAGGCGGGACTTTCTCCCGGAATAATAGGCGACTTGCGGCTCGCTCTGGACGGTGCCCTCGAGGGTGATCTTTTCCCCGTGGCCGGCTTCTTCCGGATGCTTGCTGCGATAATCTTCATGGCGGAAGGGAAAATAAAACAATAAATCGCCGACGGTATGAATATTCAGTTCCGCGAGGCGACTGGCCGTCTCCTCGCCGATTCCTTGAATGGCCGTCACCGGCTTTTCCAGTTCATTCATTTTTTGCGGTGCCGAAAATCTTCGCTTCCAGCCTTCGACCGGTCGGCGTTGCCGCTAACCCTCCTTGTGCGGTTTCTTTCAAGGTTTGGGGCATCGCCTGCCCTACGCGGAACATGGCTTCAATGACTTCATCGCAAGGGATCCGGCTCTTCACGCCGGCAAGCGCCATGTCGGCCGCCACAATGGCGTTGGCTGCCCCCATGGCGTTCCGTTTCACGCAGGGAACCTCCACCAGCCCGGCGACCGGATCGCAGACCAGCCCGAGCATGTTTTTCAGCGTGATGGCCGTCGCCTCCGCGCATTGGCTCGGCGTTCCCCCGGCCATTTCCACGATGGCCGCCGCGGCCATGCCCGCAGCCGAGCCGACTTCCGCCTGGCACCCGCCGGTCGCCCCGGAAATGAAGGCGTTGTTGGCGATGACGTACCCGATCGCCCCGGCGGTAAATAAAAAGGCGACCATCTGCTCGCGGCTGGGATGCAATTTATTTTTGACGGCGAACAACGTCCCCGGCACGACCCCGGCGCTTCCGGCCGTCGGGGTCGCGCAGATGACGCCCATGGCCGCATTCACTTCATTGGTGGCGACGGCCTTGCTCACCGCGTCGAGCAAGATTTCGCCGGAAAGGAAATCCCCCTTCTCGATGTACGCCTGCAGGAGGACCGCATCCCCGCCCGTCAGGCCGGAACGGGAAGCCACTCCTTTCAGCCCGCGTTCCACCGCCTGTTCCATCACCTCAAGGTTCTTTTCCATCCGGGAAACGATTTCTTCCCGGCTTTTGCCGCTCATGAGCATCTCCTGTTCGATCATAATGTCGCTGATCTTCTTGTTTCGGCTTTCCGCCAGTTCGACAAGCTCCTTCACCGTCCGGAACAACATCGTTTTTCCTCCTGTCCCCTGAATTTGCCCATTTTCTCCTTCCCCTTTTTTATTCGTTGATTTTCGCCACATGCAAAATATTCGGCAGCTTTCGGATTTCATCCAAAATGGTTTCATCCACGTTCTGGTCCGTCTCGATCGTCATCAAGGCCGTCTTTCCCTTCTCCTTCCGGGACACCTGCATGTAACCGATATTGATCTCGTTTTTT
This region includes:
- the recG gene encoding ATP-dependent DNA helicase RecG, with amino-acid sequence MNELEKPVTAIQGIGEETASRLAELNIHTVGDLLFYFPFRHEDYRSKHPEEAGHGEKITLEGTVQSEPQVAYYSGRKSRLSFKMLVEGKLVSVVFFNQPYLKNRIRPAQRIAVSGKWNRYRMQIVASQYRLEGTEQENLLQPVYSVKGDLTVKDLRRLIFHALKQYGHLVEEILPEPLLKKYRLLPRKNALYALHFPKDGELLRQAKRRFIYEELLLFQLKIQLLRRTAREVPEAKAIEFDPEKLKLFIESLPFPLTAAQKRALGEILRDIRSPYRMNRLLQGDVGSGKTAVAAVCLYAAVLGGYQGALMVPTEILAEQHAEVLERYFRPFGVKTALLTSSVKGKARERILTDLAEGSIDVVVGTHALIQDEVNFFRLGLVITDEQHRFGVEQRKILREKGENPHALFMTATPIPRTLAITAFGDMDVSVLDELPAGRKPVKTYWVKPQMLPRVLAFMEKELEQGRQAYVICPLIEESDKLDVQNAIDVHASLSRHFHPRYRVGLMHGRLSPDEKEKVMRAFARNEIQVLVSTTVVEVGVNVPNATFMLIYDAERFGLAQLHQLRGRVGRGGDQAYCVLLADPKSETGKERMKIMTETTDGFLLSEKDLELRGPGDFFGTKQSGLPEFKLADMVRDYRALEAARKDAKEMVESERFWTGEEYGPLRKLLEREEALKGEKLD
- the sdaAA gene encoding L-serine ammonia-lyase, iron-sulfur-dependent, subunit alpha, which translates into the protein MFRTVKELVELAESRNKKISDIMIEQEMLMSGKSREEIVSRMEKNLEVMEQAVERGLKGVASRSGLTGGDAVLLQAYIEKGDFLSGEILLDAVSKAVATNEVNAAMGVICATPTAGSAGVVPGTLFAVKNKLHPSREQMVAFLFTAGAIGYVIANNAFISGATGGCQAEVGSAAGMAAAAIVEMAGGTPSQCAEATAITLKNMLGLVCDPVAGLVEVPCVKRNAMGAANAIVAADMALAGVKSRIPCDEVIEAMFRVGQAMPQTLKETAQGGLAATPTGRRLEAKIFGTAKNE